One segment of Primulina tabacum isolate GXHZ01 chromosome 6, ASM2559414v2, whole genome shotgun sequence DNA contains the following:
- the LOC142549238 gene encoding uncharacterized protein LOC142549238 — protein MEASNSDASNSAPSSPRNGGGSSRALQFPSLRYLQSPISSLLEYSGILRVRPGYGYSEANPFITRDDNTIPSVSNQSPRNSVLINDGVGVDGSGNGVGNGEVSIRILGEQDRVRDFGGGENDVNGVVGLGAEESVLGADEVNGDGNGGSSDDNNRETSSYPRYEIQQVARWVEQILPFSLLLLVVFIRQHLQGFFVTIYIYAVLVKSNDILRKQTALKGERKISVLVGFFIVFTLQIFGIYWWYRKDDIFYPLLMIPPKAIPPFWHAIFIILVNDTMVREAAMVLKLILLMYYKNGKGHNFRRQGQMLTLVEYTLLLYRALLPTPVWYRFFLNKVYGSLFSSLITGLYLTFKLTSIVEKVRSFFTSIKTLSRKEIHYGCYATSEQVNAAGDLCAICQEKMHTPILLLCKHIFCEDCVSEWFERERTCPLCRALVKPADLRSYGDGSTSLLCQLF, from the exons ATGGAGGCATCAAATTCTGACGCTTCGAATTCGGCGCCTTCATCGCCACGCAATGGAGGTGGGAGCTCAAGGGCCCTCCAGTTCCCTTCTCTCCGGTACTTACAGTCCCCTATTTCATCTCTGCTTGAATACTCCGGTATCCTGAGGGTTCGGCCTGGATACGGGTATTCTGAGGCCAACCCATTTATAACCCGGGATGATAATACGATTCCCAGTGTTAGCAATCAAAGCCCTAGAAATTCGGTGTTGATTAACGACGGTGTTGGTGTCGACGGCAGTGGGAATGGCGTTGGTAATGGAGAGGTTTCGATTCGGATACTTGGGGAGCAAGACAGGGTTAGGGATTTTGGTGGTGGTGAAAATGATGTTAATGGGGTGGTGGGACTGGGTGCGGAGGAGTCTGTGCTTGGTGCTGATGAGGTAAATGGGGATGGAAATGGGGGCAGTAGTGATGATAATAACAGGGAAACGTCGTCATATCCGAGATATGAGATACAGCAGGTGGCGAGGTGGGTTGAGCAGATTCTTCCATTTTCTCTGCTTTTGTTGGTGGTTTTCATCCGGCAGCACTTGCAAG GATTTTTTGTTACCATCTACATCTATGCTGTCTTGGTCAAGTCTAATGACATTCTTCGGAAGCAAACAGCACTGAAG GGAGAAAGGAAAATATCTGTCCTTGTTGGCTTTTTCATTGTCTTCACGCTTCAGATATTTGGAATCTATTGGTGGTATCGAAAGGATGACATTTTCTACCCATTACtcatgattcctccaaaggcaATCCCACCTTTCTGGCATGCAATATTTATTATTCTTGTGAATG ATACAATGGTGCGTGAGGCAGCAATGGTCTTGAAATTAATCCTGTTGATGTATTACAAGAATGGTAAAGGCCATAATTTTCGTAGACAG GGACAAATGTTGACGCTGGTTGAGTACACATTGCTGCTGTACCGTGCATTATTACCAACCCCTGTGTGGTATAGATTTTTCCTGAACAAAGTCTATGGGAGTctgttttcatcacttatcacaGGGTTGTATTTAACTTTTAAGCTAACTTCAATTGTTGAGAAG GTCCGGTCATTCTTCACTTCAATAAAAACATTATCTAGAAAAGAAATTCATTATGGGTGTTATGCAACATCAGAGCAG GTTAATGCAGCTGGAGATTTGTGTGCTATATGCCAGGAGAAGATGCATACCCCAATTTTGTTACTCTGCAAGCATATCTTCTGTGAAGACTGTGTCTCGGAATG GTTTGAAAGAGAGAGGACTTGCCCCTTGTGCAGAGCACTGGTTAAACCTGCTGATCTTCGATCATATGGTGACGGATCAACCAGTCTTCTCTGCCAACTGTTCTAA